One stretch of Streptomyces sp. NBC_00443 DNA includes these proteins:
- the galE gene encoding UDP-glucose 4-epimerase GalE produces MTWLITGGAGYIGAHVARAMTDAGERVLVLDDLSAGYPARLPADVPLVEGSALDGDLLKRVFAEHAVTGVVHLAARKQVGESVAQPTRYYTENVGGLATLLEAVAEAGIKRFLFSSSAAVYGNPDVDLITEDTPCAPVNPYGETKLTGEWLVRAAGRAHGIATVCLRYFNVAGAASPELADTGVFNIVPMVFDRLTRDEAPRIFGDDYPTPDGTCVRDYIHVADLAEAHLAAARRLSEGDASGDLTVNIGRGEGVSVRELITVIAEVTGDARPALVEDRRPGDAPRAVASAALAAEELGWTARRGVPEMVESAWQGWLLHHG; encoded by the coding sequence ATGACATGGCTGATCACAGGCGGAGCCGGCTACATCGGAGCACATGTGGCGCGGGCCATGACCGACGCCGGGGAGCGGGTCCTCGTACTGGACGACCTCTCGGCCGGGTATCCCGCCCGGCTCCCTGCGGACGTCCCGCTCGTCGAGGGCTCGGCGCTGGACGGTGACCTGCTGAAGCGCGTGTTCGCGGAGCACGCGGTGACGGGTGTGGTGCATCTCGCCGCGCGCAAGCAGGTCGGGGAGTCCGTGGCGCAGCCGACGCGCTACTACACGGAGAACGTGGGCGGCCTCGCCACACTCCTGGAGGCGGTCGCCGAGGCGGGGATCAAGCGGTTCCTGTTCTCGTCGTCCGCGGCCGTCTACGGCAACCCGGATGTGGACCTCATCACGGAGGACACTCCGTGCGCGCCGGTGAACCCGTACGGCGAGACCAAGCTCACCGGCGAGTGGCTGGTGCGGGCGGCGGGCCGGGCGCACGGCATCGCGACCGTGTGCCTGCGCTATTTCAACGTCGCCGGCGCCGCGTCGCCCGAGCTGGCCGACACGGGCGTCTTCAACATCGTCCCCATGGTCTTCGACCGGCTCACCCGCGACGAGGCGCCGCGGATCTTCGGCGACGACTATCCGACGCCGGACGGCACCTGCGTCCGCGACTACATCCATGTCGCCGACCTCGCCGAGGCTCACCTGGCGGCGGCCCGGCGGCTCAGCGAAGGGGACGCAAGCGGCGATCTGACGGTCAACATCGGTCGCGGCGAGGGCGTCTCCGTCCGCGAACTGATCACCGTCATCGCCGAAGTCACCGGTGACGCACGCCCCGCCCTCGTCGAGGACCGGCGCCCCGGAGACGCCCCGCGCGCGGTCGCGTCGGCCGCACTGGCGGCCGAGGAGCTGGGCTGGACGGCTCGGCGCGGGGTACCCGAGATGGTCGAGTCGGCGTGGCAGGGGTGGCTGTTGCACCACGGCTAG
- a CDS encoding cation diffusion facilitator family transporter, with amino-acid sequence MGAGHDHGHAPTTGTAASAYRGRLRVALSITLGVMVVQIVGGLAADSLALIADAAHMATDAVGLAMALLAIHFANRPPSEKRTFGLARAEILAALANCLLLLGVGGYVLYEAIERFLTPADTNGGLMIVFGAIGLVANMISLTLLMQGQKESLNVRGAFLEVAADALGSLAVLISAAVILTTGWQAADPIASLVIGLMIVPRTLKLLRETLDVLLESAPKDVDMAEVRAHILALDGVEDIHDLHAWTITSGMPVLSAHVVVRSDVLNAIGHEKMLHELQGCLGDHFDVEHCTFQLEPVGHAEHEARLCH; translated from the coding sequence ATGGGGGCAGGGCACGATCACGGGCACGCGCCCACGACCGGCACGGCGGCATCCGCGTACCGCGGAAGGCTGCGCGTCGCGCTGTCGATCACCCTCGGCGTCATGGTGGTCCAGATCGTCGGCGGTCTGGCCGCGGACTCGCTCGCCCTGATCGCGGACGCCGCCCACATGGCGACGGACGCGGTGGGTCTGGCCATGGCCCTGCTCGCCATCCACTTCGCGAACCGCCCGCCGAGCGAGAAGCGCACCTTCGGTCTCGCCCGCGCGGAGATCCTCGCAGCCCTCGCCAACTGTCTGCTCCTGCTGGGCGTCGGCGGCTATGTCCTCTACGAGGCGATCGAGCGTTTCCTCACACCGGCGGACACCAACGGCGGCCTGATGATCGTGTTCGGCGCGATCGGCCTGGTCGCGAACATGATCTCGCTCACGCTGCTGATGCAGGGACAGAAGGAGAGCCTGAACGTGCGCGGCGCGTTCCTCGAGGTGGCCGCGGACGCCCTGGGCTCGCTCGCGGTGCTGATCTCCGCGGCGGTGATCCTGACCACCGGCTGGCAGGCCGCCGACCCGATCGCCTCGCTCGTCATCGGCCTGATGATCGTGCCGCGCACCCTCAAGCTGCTGCGCGAGACCCTCGACGTCCTGCTGGAGTCGGCCCCCAAGGATGTCGACATGGCCGAGGTGCGGGCCCACATACTCGCCCTGGACGGTGTCGAGGACATCCACGACCTGCACGCCTGGACGATCACGTCCGGCATGCCGGTGCTGTCGGCCCATGTGGTGGTGCGCTCCGACGTACTGAACGCGATCGGCCACGAGAAGATGCTGCACGAGCTCCAGGGCTGCCTCGGCGACCACTTCGACGTAGAGCACTGCACCTTCCAGCTGGAGCCGGTCGGGCACGCGGAGCACGAAGCCCGGCTCTGTCACTGA